One region of Quercus lobata isolate SW786 chromosome 2, ValleyOak3.0 Primary Assembly, whole genome shotgun sequence genomic DNA includes:
- the LOC115971676 gene encoding uncharacterized protein LOC115971676, which yields MVLRGGSDIKLRQPRSKKEKMFDNSKLGPWSELHEALLRLITKQLGAMDYIMFGCVCRGWRLHVTTHRQEFMASQPPLLVFLSTQAKRASYFYSIFEQRLYKAKLPNLNGKSCFGITRGYLVMEDNKKRADSQIWLLNPFTRHELHFPSPPNPYSRVILASLATPLQDFVIIAFCIWYPSLQFFRLKDLSWTVHDYSEKFNGCRGPSLWAIVDGAVLMGKLYVLTSYAEIGVLNLNSTPYVTLLEVKNTGYLHRGLQLLAYDE from the coding sequence ATGGTGCTGCGAGGGGGCAGTGACATAAAACTCAGGCAGCCTAGAAGtaagaaggaaaagatgttTGACAATAGTAAATTGGGGCCATGGTCGGAGCTCCACGAGGCTTTGCTTCGTCTGATAACAAAGCAGCTAGGTGCTATGGACTATATCATGTTTGGTTGTGTCTGCAGGGGATGGAGATTACATGTCACAACACACAGGCAAGAGTTTATGGCATCCCAACCTCCACTTCTTGTCTTCTTATCAACGCAAGCTAAGAGAGCTTCTTATTTCTATAGCATCTTTGAGCAAAGGTTGTACAAGGCAAAATTGCCTAACCTTAATGGCAAATCATGTTTTGGGATAACTCGTGGGTACTTGGTCATGGAAGACAATAAAAAAAGGGCAGATTCTCAAATTTGGCTTCTGAATCCTTTTACAAGACATGAACTCCATTTCCCTAGCCCTCCCAATCCTTATTCTCGTGTGATCCTTGCTTCTTTGGCTACGCCTTTGCAGGATTTTGTAATCATAGCTTTCTGCATATGGTACCCATCTCTACAGTTTTTTAGACTCAAAGATCTCAGCTGGACTGTACATGATTATAGTGAAAAATTTAATGGCTGTCGTGGACCCTCTCTGTGGGCGATTGTTGATGGAGCTGTCTTAATGGGTAAGTTATACGTTTTAACTAGTTATGCTGAAATTGGGGTGCTAAATCTGAATTCTACGCCTTATGTAACACTGCTGGAAGTTAAAAACACTGGATATTTGCACCGTGGGCTACAGTTACTGGCTTATGATGAGTAG